A region from the Triticum urartu cultivar G1812 chromosome 1, Tu2.1, whole genome shotgun sequence genome encodes:
- the LOC125526801 gene encoding uncharacterized protein ycf36, translating into MAASPSLHAPRLLHLLPNPAPTLGRPRRRRLATAPASAVPPSRNGSSAGTDWCPVPPEQRPVNEYEALAASLPFSWAAGDLRLYCSRLAFTGAAFALFVGLPVAAFGGRGGAGGDALHLALGATGSGILAVTLAVVRMYLGWAYVGNRLLSATVEYEETGWYDGQIWVKTPEVLARDRLLGSFSVKPVLNRVKFTLVGLAVSLTLCILLYANTEKPREPLENPAGGRAIPGVYSDAAARSFEPDAFCGEPDLGGDQS; encoded by the exons ATGGCCGCCTCGCCTTCCCTCCACGCCCCCCGCCTCCTCCACCTGCTCCCGAACCCCGCCCCGACTCTCGGCAGGCCCCGGCGGCGGCGCCTCGCGACGGCGCCGGCGTCGGCTGTGCCGCCGTCGAGGAACGGGAGCTCGGCGGGGACGGACTGGTGCCCCGTGCCCCCGGAGCAGCGGCCCGTGAACGAGTACGAGGCGCTGGCCGCGTCGCTGCCCTTCTCCTGGGCGGCGGGGGACCTGCGCCTCTACTGCTCCCGCCTCGCCTTCACGGGGGCCGCCTTCGCGCTCTTCGTCGGCCTCCCCGTCGCGGCCTTCGGCGGCCGCGGGGGCGCCGGCGGCGACGCCCTGCACCTCGCGCTCGGGGCCACCGGCTCCGGCATCCTCGCCGTCACGCTCGCCGTCGTGCGCATGTACCTCGGCTGGGCCTACGTCGGGAACCGCCTGCTCAGCGCCACCGTGGAGT ATGAGGAGACGGGATGGTACGACGGGCAG ATATGGGTTAAAACCCCAGAAGTTCTAGCTCGTGATCGTCTTCTCGGATCATTTTCT GTGAAGCCGGTGCTGAACAGAGTGAAGTTCACCCTGGTGGGCCTGGCGGTGTCGCTGACCCTCTGCATCCTCCTCTACGCCAACACCGAGAAGCCGAGGGAGCCGCTGGAGAACCCCGCTGGCGGGAGGGCCATCCCCGGGGTGTACAGCGACGCCGCCGCGAGGTCGTTCGAGCCCGACGCCTTCTGCGGGGAGCCCGACCTCGGCGGCGACCAGTCGTAA
- the LOC125526781 gene encoding glucosamine inositolphosphorylceramide transferase 1: MAGRRAMRTGGTGMRGLAAAARSSPALPFLLAAASAAALVGGAYFWVVVASFRLPDSQALGCRPDGEGSWAIGVFYGSSPFHLRPIELEGRSSANGSAWPVANPVLTCASATDAGYPSNFVADPFLYLQGDTLFLFFETKTTTSMHGDIGVARSFDQGATWEFLGIALDEAWHLSYPFVFKYENEIYMMPEGNKKKELRLYRATKFPLEWTLEKVLINKPLIDASLVQYEDNWWLFASDFTRYGTEKNAELEIWYSSSPLGPWKEHRQNPIYKADKSLGARNGGRLFMFEGSLYRPGQDCSGTYGRKVKLYKVEKLSKEEYKEVPVELGIEEPKKGRNAWNGMRYHHLDAQQLDSGRWIAVMDGDRVPSGDSTRRSISGYLGFLLAIVLVTFVGFVKGAINCYIPPSFWAAPARRNELSRIVPVYRFNQKVRRYSTSLGRYITATKARLNEKTWSNKLFFCVIALLGTMNVCIAVHFLLGGNGTEEAYTHQGQRSQFTLVTMTYEARLWNLKMFVEHYSRCESVREIVVVWNKGNPPGSDAFDSTVPVRIRVEELNSLNNRFRVDPLIKTRAVLELDDDIMMTCSDVEKGFKVWREHPERMVGFYPRMIDGDPPQYRNERYARGKKGYNLILTGAAFMDSEFAFKRYWSEEAKEGRDYVHKNFNCEDLLMNFMYANASSGAGGRTVEYVHPAWAIDTSKLSSVAISRDTQKHYDVRTKCLAKFSSIYGPLPQKWEFGRRQDGWDK, encoded by the exons ATGGCCGGGCGCCGAGCGATGAGGACGGGAGGCACGGGCATGCGGGGGCTCGCCGCCGCGGCGCGCTCCTCGCCCGCGCTCCCCTTCCTGCTGGCGGCCGCCTCGGCCGCCGCGCTCGTCGGGGGCGCCTACTTCTGGGTGGTGGTCGCCTCGTTCCGCCTCCCCGACTCGCAGGCCCTCGGGTGCCGGCCCGACGGCGAGGGCTCCTGGGCCATCGGGGTCTTCTACGGCAGCAGCCCCTTCCACCTCCGCCCCATCGAGCTG GAAGGGAGGAGCAGCGCCAACGGCTCCGCGTGGCCGGTGGCCAACCCCGTGCTCACCTGCGCCTCCGCCACCGACGCCGGCTACCCCAGCAACTTCGTCGCCGACCCCTTCCTCTACCTGCAG GGCGACACACTGTTTCTTTTCTTTGAAACAAAAACAACTACCTCAATGCATGGTGATATTGGTGTTGCAAGAAGCTTCGATCAAGGTGCAACATGGGAGTTTCTTGGTATTGCTCTAGATGAGGCATGGCACCTGTCCTACCCTTTTGTGTTCAAATATGAGAATGAG ATTTATATGATGCCAGAGGGGAACAAAAAGAAGGAGCTTCGACTTTATCGTGCTACTAAATTTCCGCTCGAATGGACATTGGAGAAGGTGCTCATCAACAAACCACTTATTGACGCCTCATTAGTCCAATATGAGGATAACTGGTGGCTCTTTGCCTCGGATTTTACACGGTATGGAACTGAGAAGAATGCAGAGCTTGAGATTTGGTACAGTAGCTCTCCTCTTGGTCCTTGGAAAGAGCACAGGCAGAACCCTATTTACAAAGCTGACAAAAGTTTGGGAGCTCGAAATGGTGGAAGGCTCTTCATGTTTGAAGGGTCGTTGTATCGTCCAGGTCAGGATTGCAGCGGAACCTATGGACGGAAGGTTAAGTTGTACAAAGTTGAAAAGCTAAGCAAGGAAGAATACAAAGAGGTGCCAGTAGAACTTGGGATTGAAGAGCCAAAGAAGGGGAGAAATGCCTGGAATGGTATGAGGTACCATCACTTGGACGCGCAGCAACTTGACTCTGGTAGATGGATAGCTGTAATGGATGGTGACCGCGTTCCTTCAGGCGATTCAACGCGAAGGTCCATCTCTGGTTACCTGGGTTTCTTGCTAGCCATAGTTCTGGTCACTTTTGTGGGGTTTGTGAAAGGTGCAATCAATTGCTACATCCCTCCGAGTTTCTGGGCTGCCCCGGCAAGGAGAAATGAATTGTCCCGTATCGTGCCTGTCTACCGCTTCAACCAGAAAGTCCGCAGATATTCTACCAGCCTTGGCAGATACATCACAGCCACCAAAGCAAGGCTCAATGAGAAAACATGGTCCAACAAGCTCTTCTTCTGCGTGATTGCTCTATTAGGGACCATGAACGTCTGCATCGCTGTGCACTTCCTACTTGGTGGTAATGGCACGGAAGAGGCATACACACATCAAGGTCAGCGCTCTCAGTTCACGTTGGTCACCATGACATATGAAGCTCGGCTCTGGAACTTGAAAATGTTCGTCGAACACTACTCCAGATGCGAGTCGGTCAGGGAGATAGTTGTCGTCTGGAACAAAGGCAACCCTCCTGGCAGTGATGCCTTCGACTCCACGGTGCCTGTCAGGATACGAGTGGAGGAGCTCAACTCTCTCAACAACAGGTTCAGAGTCGACCCTCTGATAAAGACCCGGGCCGTCCTCGAGCTGGACGACGACATCATGATGACCTGCAGCGACGTAGAGAAAGGGTTCAAGGTGTGGAGGGAGCACCCCGAGCGGATGGTCGGCTTCTACCCACGGATGATCGACGGCGACCCTCCGCAGTACAGGAACGAGCGGTACGCCAGGGGCAAGAAGGGCTACAACCTGATCCTCACAGGTGCCGCATTCATGGACAGTGAGTTTGCTTTCAAGAGGTACTGGAGCGAGGAGGCCAAGGAAGGGAGGGACTACGTGCACAAGAACTTCAACTGTGAGGACCTGCTGATGAACTTCATGTACGCGAACGCGAGCTCCGGTGCCGGGGGGAGGACGGTGGAGTACGTGCACCCGGCGTGGGCCATCGACACCTCCAAGCTCTCCTCCGTCGCCATCAGCCGCGACACCCAGAAGCACTACGACGTGAGGACCAAGTGCCTGGCCAAGTTCTCCTCCATATACGGCCCTCTGCCACAGAAATGGGAGTTCGGCAGGCGACAAGATGGCTGGGACAAATAG
- the LOC125526792 gene encoding flap endonuclease 1-A: protein MGVKGLTKLLADNAPKSMREQKFESYFGRRIAVDASMCIYQFLIVVGRTGMETLTNEAGDVTSHLQGMFSRTIRLLEAGIKPVYVFDGKPPEMKKDELLKRHAKRNEATEGLTKAVEAGDTDAIEKFSKRTVKVTKQHNDDCKRLLRLMGVPVVEAPCEAESQCAALCKNDKVYAVASEDMDSLTFGATRFVRHLMDPSSRKIPVMEFEVAKILEELEFTMDQFIDLCILCGCDYCDSIKGIGGLTALKLIRQHGSIEGILENINKDKYQIPEDWPYQEARRMFKEPDVTLDIPELKWTAPDEEGLVNFLVKENGFNQDRVTKAIEKIKSAKNKSSQGRLESFFKPTVSTSVPLKRKETAEKPASAAASKKTKSTRGRKK, encoded by the exons GGTTTGACGAAGCTGCTGGCGGACAACGCGCCCAAGTCGATGAGGGAGCAGAAGTTCGAGAGCTACTTCGGCCGCCGCATCGCCGTCGACGCCAGCATGTGCATCTACCAGTTCCTC ATTGTAGTTGGAAGGACAGGGATGGAAACCCTTACAAACGAAGCCGGCGATGTCACCAG TCATTTGCAAGGCATGTTCAGCCGGACAATAAGGTTGCTCGAGGCAGGAATTAAACCAGT ATATGTTTTTGATGGCAAGCCTCCTGAAATGAAGAAGGACGAGCTTTTAAAAAG ACACGCAAAGAGGAATGAAGCAACAGAAGGGCTGACGAAGGCAGTAGAG GCAGGAGATACGGATGCAATTGAAAAATTCAGCAAGAGAACTGTAAAG GTCACGAAGCAGCACAATGATGATTGTAAGCGTCTACTAAGACTGATGGGTGTTCCTGTTGTGGAG GCTCCTTGTGAAGCAGAATCACAATGTGCTGCCCTTTGCAAGAATGACAAG GTGTATGCTGTTGCATCCGAAGATATGGACTCACTTACTTTTGGAGCTACACGGTTTGTTCGTCATTTGATGGATCCAAGTTCCAGGAAAATACCTGTTATGGAATTTGAAGTTGCGAAA ATTCTTGAGGAGCTTGAATTCACTATGGACCAATTCATTGACTTGTGCATCCTCTGTGGATGTGACTACTGTGATAGCATTAAAG GCATTGGTGGTCTTACAGCTCTGAAGCTCATTCGTCAGCACGGGTCCATTGAGGGCATTCTGGAAAATATTAATAAAGACAA ATATCAAATTCCTGAGGACTGGCCTTATCAAGAAGCTCGGCGCATGTTCAAGGAACCCGATGTAACACTGGATATTCCCGAGCTCAAATGGACTGCACCTGATGAGGAG GGCCTCGTGAACTTTCTGGTGAAAGAAAATGGTTTCAATCAAGATCGTGTGACAAAG GCCATAGAGAAGATTAAATCGGCGAAGAATAAATCATCCCAAGGAAG GCTCGAGTCATTTTTCAAGCCAACTGTTAGCACATCAGTGCCATTGAAGCGGAAG GAAACTGCAGAGAAACCAGCCAGTGCAGCTGCTAGCAAGAAGACGAAGTCAACCCGCGGAAGGAAGAAATAA